Proteins encoded in a region of the Panicum hallii strain FIL2 chromosome 3, PHallii_v3.1, whole genome shotgun sequence genome:
- the LOC112885392 gene encoding uncharacterized protein LOC112885392: SGSEYSPHDNEGLEDDDEVISKSVKVSSQGTRGSKRVRPPRLQLECRVTRQNSAATISLTASTEEALATVQTENLNPTADEDELVEVTEQVRRGRSMGKDLDRITRGLGSKICIHVSEGKRRPAVPLQVAKLASEAGIVLRQHVPIFPHWKHYKKNDLEMDNYIGKVAGQFNMDTDNKAVKDACIDLLKGGQHQRRYNLKLKYFNGLSQDQVPRTSPVACMSDAQWLELVAMWSKEEHKEKCAKNKINRECVQYQQRTGSRCYEAQAYVAKQERFKDSTPTAIDLFKEMHCSRKRDFSEQVKQAIVDMESIIDESIENGEQQKTCIEAVSQVLSKNSTFLENLDLKKMLRHKNQQDSVK, from the exons TCAGGATCCGAGTACAGTCCACATGACAATGAGGGGCTTGAGGATGATGATGAAGTGATCAGCAAG AGTGTCAAAGTATCTTCTCAAGGAACACGAGGATCAAAAAGGGTGAGACCACCTAGGTTGCAATTGGAGTGTAGAGTCACAAGACAGAATTCTGCTGCCACCATAAGCTTAACCGCCTCAACAGAAGAAGCATTAGCAACTGTACAAACTGAGAATTTGAACCCTACTGCTGATGAAG ATGAATTGGTTGAAGTTACAGAGCAAGTACGAAGAGGAAGAAGTATGGGGAAAGATTTAGATAGGATAACCAGAGGGTTAGGAAGCAAAATATGTATCCATGTttctgaagggaagagaaggcCGGCGGTACCACTCCAAGTGGCAAAGCTTGCGTCAGAGGCTGGAATTGTACTTAGACAACATGTACCAATCTTTCCTCATTGGAAGCATTACAAGAAGAATGATCTTGAAATGGATAACTATATTGGCAAAGTTGCT GGACAATTTAACATGGACACTGACAACAAGGCAGTGAAAGATGCATGTATTGACTTGTTAAAGGGTGGACAACATCAAAGGAGGTATAACTTAAAATTGAAGTACTTCAATGGGTTATCACAAGATCAGGTGCCGAGAACATCACCAGTGGCTTGCATGAGTGATGCACAATGGCTTGAATTGGTGGCCATGTGGTCAAAGGAAGAACACAAG GAGAAGTGTGCAAAAAACAAAATTAATCGTGAGTGCGTCCAATATCAACAGCGCACAGGTTCACGGTGCTACGAGGCACAAGCTTATGTTGCG AAACAAGAAAGATTTAAAGATTCAACGCCCACTGCAATTGACCTCTTTAAGGAAATGCATTGCAGCAGGAAAAGAGATTTCAGTGAGCAAGTAAAGCAAGCTATT GTTGATATGGAATCAATTATTGATGAATCTATAGAAAATGGAGAGCAGCAGAAGACTTGTATTGAAGCTGTCTCTCAAGTTCTATCCAAGAATAGCACCTTTCTTGAAAATTTGGATCTTAAGAAA ATGCTAAGACACAAGAATCAGCAGGACTCCGTGAAGTAG